In Raphanus sativus cultivar WK10039 chromosome 5, ASM80110v3, whole genome shotgun sequence, the following proteins share a genomic window:
- the LOC108857084 gene encoding homocysteine S-methyltransferase 3, which produces MGSLVKEGASSSLMTEFLEKCGGYAVVDGGFATELERHGADIKDPLWSAKCLITSPHLVTKVHLDYLESGANIILTASYQATIQGFVAKGLSVDDAESLLRRSVELSCEAREIFYNRCNKGSWDFDHVGKASLRPVLVAASVGSYGAYLADGSEYSGVYGEYVSKETLKDFHRRRVQILAKSGANLIAFETIPNKLEAEAYVDLLEEEGIDIPAWFSFTSKDGVTVPSGESIIECAKVADSCKKAVAIGINCTAPRYIHDLIISLRQVTRKPIIVYPNSGEVYDGLNKKWIQSEEEAEEDFVSYVSRWKEEGASLFGGCCRTTPNTIRAIAKVLSCESPTPSKLKFW; this is translated from the exons atgGGATCATTAGTGAAAGAAGGAGCGTCATCTTCGTTGATGACGGAGTTTTTAGAGAAGTGCGGCGGTTATGCGGTGGTGGATGGAGGGTTTGCGACAGAGCTAGAACGACACGGGGCTGATATCAAGGATCCACTTTGGAGTGCCAAGTGCCTCATTACTTCTCCTCACCTCGTCACAAAG GTGCACTTGGATTACCTAGAGTCTGGAGCAAACATCATCCTCACCGCATCGTACCAG GCGACGATCCAAGGATTTGTAGCTAAGGGTTTATCGGTGGACGACGCAGAGAGTTTGCTGCGGAGGAGCGTCGAACTCTCGTGTGAGGCACGTGAGATTTTCTACAACAGATGCAACAAGGGCTCTTGGGATTTTGACCACGTCGGAAAAGCTTCCCTGCGACCGGTTCTTGTCGCAGCTTCCGTTGGTAGCTATGGAGCTTATCTCGCTGATGGCTCGGAATACAG TGGAGTATATGGAGAATATGTGAGCAAAGAGACATTGAAGGACTTCCATAGAAGAAGAGTCCAAATCCTAGCAAAATCGGGAGCCAATCTAATTGCATTCGAGACCATTCCAAATAAGCTTGAAGCTGAG GCTTACGTGGATCTTCTTGAAGAGGAAGGCATTGACATTCCAGCATGGTTCTCGTTCACTTCCAAGGATGGAGTCACTGTGCCAAGTGGAGAGTCTATTATAGAATGCGCGAAAGTGGCAGATTCTTGCAAGAAAGCGGTGGCCATAGGAATCAATTGTACAGCACCAAGATATATTCATGATTTGATTATCTCCTTGCGCCAG GTGACTCGCAAACCGATCATTGTGTACCCAAATAGTGGAGAAGTCTACGACGGCCTGAACAAGAAGTGGATT CAATCAGAGGAGGAAGCAGAGGAGGATTTTGTGTCGTATGTGAGTAGATGGAAAGAAGAAGGGGCATCTCTATTTGGAGGGTGTTGTCGGACTACTCCAAACACTATCAGAGCCATTGCTAAAGTGCTCTCCTGCGAGTCTCCAACACCATCAAAACTTAAGTTCTGGTAG